TGCCACCGATACCCACGACGCCGTGCCAGGCAACTGGGCGTGGTGCGGCAAACCAATTCCATCGCCGCTGGGGATCCCGGCCGGGCCGCTGTTAAACGGCCGTTGGGTGCTGCACTATGCGAACCTGGGATTCGACGTCCTGGTCTACAAGACCGTCCGCAGTGCGGCGCGTGAATGTTACGACCTGCCGAACCTTGTCCCCGTGGCGACGAAACAGCTAACAGCGCCCGGCGAGCTCTTACCGCAATCCAGCGACATGCTCGGCAGTTGGGCGGTTTCTTTTGGCATGCCGTCGCAGCTACCGGATGTGTGGCGCAGGGACGTGGAAGAAACTCGCGGTCGACTTGCTTCAGAAAAGCTGCTTGTTGTTTCGGTCGTGGGAACTCAGAACGAAACGATCACTGATCCGGATGCATCGCTGAATCAACTGGCTGACGACTTCGCTCAATGCGCCAAATGGGCGTTGGAAAGCGGAGCAGACGGCGTGGAAGCCAACTTTTCGTGTCCGAATGTGTCGACCGCCGACGGGCAACTTTTTCAGCAACCCACAGCGGCAGCCTTTGTCGCACAACGAATTCGAACCGCCATTGGCGACGCAAAGCTGGTGCTGAAAATCGGTCGAGTCGCGACAGAAGACGACGCGGCCAAATTACTGAAGCACGTCGGCCCGTGGATCGACGGACTGGCCATGACAAACTCCGTGGCCGCAAGAGTCACCGGCCCACACGGCCAACTATTGTTCGAAGGCCAGTCGCGAGGAATCTGCGGCGACGCGACTCGCGAAACAAGCGTCCAGCAAACGTCGATGTTTCGAAAACTGGCGACCGAAGCAGGGCAGACGCTGGACCTAATCGGCGTCGGCGGAATTTCGACGGCCGAACACGTGCAGCAGTTTTTACAAGCCGGAGCCAATTCCGTGGCCATCGCCACTGCCGCAATGGTGCAGCCGGAAGTTGGGCTGAAGATTCGCCAGGCACTAAGCTGATTCACGCGAAACACCGCTCGACAACATGTAAGAAATTCAATCGATGAATTGCATGTTTCGCGGTGACGACGGCGCCGGATAGCGAAAAAGCTCGGTCCTGAATGGAACCGAGCTTCTGTCGACAAGTCTAATTTGGCGAACGTGGCCGTTTAAATTCGGCCGTGCACGCACTCTACAGATTCAGCACGCCTTCACGTTCGGGCTGGTACTGAAGTTCTTTAAGCTTCATTTCGTGTTCACCGTTGGCGTTCTGCCATCGGATGACTTCGCCGGAACGTCGTCCCAGAACGGCCATCCCCATCGGGTTCAGAATTGACAACCGGTTGTCGAAGATGTCAGCGTCAACCGGGTACACAAGGTTATAAGTGTCCGTCACATCGAAGTCCGCATCGTACAGGCACACCGTTGAATTCATTGTCACCACGTCAGGAGGAACGCTTTCGGGAGAAACGATTTCCGCCTGCTCCAGTTCCGCACGAAACGCTTCCAGTTGAGCGTCCGGCCCAACGGATTGAGTGAGGGCGTTTGTTAGAACGGCCGCCAGTTTTTGTTGATCCAGTGCGGTAATAATTCGTCGATCGGTAGACATTTTCAATTCCTGGTTGGACTTGCGGCACTCAAAAATTAGCGCAGCAAGAGTTGTAAAGGTGACGATAAATTTATTCTGAAGAAGCGTGCGGCATAGCCCGCATGTGTCAACTTGCGCCCGCAAACGTCAACTGCAGCCGACGATTGTCGACTTCCGTTGACACTTCCTGCAGCCGACATTCAGCGTGCGGCGGCACGCCAATGCTCAGCAACCGGCCACCCACTTTTAGTGAAACGTGCGTGTGCGAAAACGGACAGTATTCCTCGCGACAATGCTGGATCGCCAGCAGCGTCAACTGGACGCCGTAATACGAATGGGCGTCACCAGTCACTAACACTGCGTCGTCGCCTGTTGCCTCAACGGCCACATTGCTGACATGACCGAATGTTCTGCGCTTCAACTCAGAAGACAGGCGATTCAGCCAGACGTTACGCACGTTCCATTGAACGTCAGACATTGAGACCTCTTTCAAACTGGCAGGCAGATCGGAATGATGCAGCTGCGGAGCCAGTCCTTTAAGCAAACTCGATGCCAGTCGAAATGAACTTCCTTGTTTGTTCGAAAAACGCCGCCCGATGGCCGCAGTAGGTTTGCGGCACCGCTTTCCTTCTGAACTATGAGCGACCGTCAGCGGTAGCGCAATCTACGTTTTGTTGTGGACGGTTCTGGCTGGTGGGAACGGGCCCTCGCAGGACCAAAACCGATTTCCGCGGCCAAAGGTCAGCGTTAAACGCTGTAGAATCAGAGAACATCATCTTGCCTGGCTGCCAATACGAGGCTAGACTAAAAGCATGTTCCGAGCCGTCCTCACAATCCTATTCATCTCGAATTTACTGGCCTGTCCGCTGCGCTGCACAACATGCGCTGCTGGCGTTTCCAGTGATGCGGATGCCGTGGCGCTCACGTGTGAATGCTGCCCTCTGGAACGAGAGACGGACACTTCACCGGATTCACAGGACCAGCCGTGCGACGATTGTTCGTGCGGCAGCTGTCTCTGTGAAGGTGCGACGCTGGATGCGAAACCGCAACTTGCGGCTGCGGCATCCTGGATCGCGACAGTTGCCCACCGGGTGACCGCGACTGAGCTGCTGGAAGCTCGCGACACTTATCGACGTTGCGGCAATGATGCAACGTCCGAATCAAGCCCGCATAGCGGACGCGCTGCGCTGATTGCACTTCAGCATTGGCAAATCTAGGTCGCGAAACCGGACCTCTGCCCCGCATCTGCACCTCGTGCAAACGCTTGCCGCTGCGTCTGTTTCCGTTGAACGGTAATGCCGCAACGTCTTGACGCATGCAGACTGCTTTGCAAGCTCCCGCGCTTTTTGAAGTTCGCTTCGATCGCTGAAGCTTACCGCGCAAGGTCAACTCCTGCTGACGAACCGCTGCTTGATTTTTCAACCACGTGGGCCTTCTACTCATGCTGCTTCCCTGGGAATACGGCGTTCGCAATTTGGCCCGCAGGCCGATGCGGACGGCACTAACACTCATTGCCCTGGCGACGGTCATAATGCTCGTGTTCGTCGTTGTGGGTTTTATTCGAGGACTCGAACGGTCGTTGGCAATCAGCGGCGATGACGATGTCGTATTGGTTTACTCAGTGAATTCAGAAGAGAACATTGAAAATTCTTCCATCGCCGCACGAACACCTTCGCTGCTAACGGCGAGTCTGGATGACACATGGAAGCGTTTTGGCGTAGTGCACGTGTCGCCCGAATTGTATCTCGGCACACGTGTGAAAACGCACGACGCAGTCAGCGGGCTGGGACTGGTGCGCGGCGTCACTCGCACAGCGCCACTGGTGCGGCGAGGCATCCGATTGGTCGAAGGGGATTGGCCGAGCGCAGGTGAGGTGATGGTCGGCAAGCTGGCAGCAGCCAAGTTAGGCACCACAGCTGAAGCGATGGCAATTGGCAAGACCCTGGAGTTCGAAGGAGCAATATGGACGATCAGCGGTCTATTCTCAGCCGGCGGCGCAGCGTTTGAATCAGAGGTCTGGTGCAATCTTGCGGACTTTCAGACCGCAACTAAACGGCAGGACCTGAGTCTCGTAGCAATGCTGATGGCGCCCGGAGCATCACTGGCGGAGGTGTCTTTGTTCTGCAAAGAAAGAACCGATCTGGAACTGCGAGCACTTCGCGAGACAGATTACTACGCAACACTGCAGCAACATTACAAGCCGGTGCGAGTCCTGGCATGGTTTGTGGTCGTGCTGGTATCTGGCGCCGGAATTTTCGCCGGCCTGAACATGATGTACGGCGCGGTGGCGGGGCGAATCCGCGAAATCGCGACTCTACAGGCGATTGGTTATCGTCGCCGAGCCATCTTACTAAGTCTTGTTCAGGAGGGCGTATTGCTCGCGGCGGCAGCGTCATTGTTGTCCGGGTTGATCGCACTCACGATGCTAAATGGCATGGCGGTGCGATTTACGATGGGAGCTTTCACTTTAGAAATTGACAGCGTCGCAGTCTTAATTGGCTGCGGCGTCGGATTGTTACTCGGAGTTTTGGGCGCGGTGCCACCAGCGGTCAAAGCCCATCGCGAATCGGTGGCGGTAAGTTTAAAAGCGGTGTGACCCGCTGTTTTTTCAGGAGAATACAATGAAGACATTTTGCATGCTGACTTTGATGATCACAGTGACAGCTGTTGTTGGCTGTTCAGACGGCAACAACAACGACGCGGCGCCGGTGGCCAACGCTGAACCCACCGGAAAGCAGTACATCGCCGCCAGTGAACCGACAGACGCAATGCCCGTCGGTGACGCGCGCGAAGCAGCGGAAGATCAACAGACCGTAACGCTGGTCGGCACGATCGGTGGATCTCGCGAACCATTCGTCGATGGCCTCGCCGCCTTCACGATTGTCGACCCAAAAGTCCCATACTGCGCGGCGGAAGAGGGCTGTCCGACTCCGTGGGACTACTGCTGTACTCAGGACCAAGTGAAGGACAACATCGCTACGGTCAAGATCGTCGATGAAGCCGGAAAGCCAGTCGAAGATGACGCACGAACGCTGCTGGGCGTGAAGGAACTTTCAACCGTCGTCGTACAGGGTACGGCTCAACGTGATGATGAAGGGAACCTGACAGTCGCGGCGAACAAGATATTTGTCCGCGGACCAGAGTAGAAAGCCGCGACAGCGTCAGCCCCTTCCTGCAAGCGTTTGCGGGACGGGGCTTTGGGGGCGGGACAACGACACTGGGATGAATTCATGACTCAACAGCAACTTGACCTTAGCAGGTTGGCACTCGATCGATCGCCAGCCAAATCAAACGCCTCGCCGCGGCGACGTCGTTGGGTATCGCGGTACGTGCTGCCGCTGGGCATTCTGCTGGGGTTTGTGGCCTTGTTGGTTGCTGCGGCTGGACGCCAGTTGCTTTCACAGAAGTCCGTTACAGTCGTGCCCGTAATTGTGAAGCGTGGCGAGGTCCAGCAGGCCGGAACAACTTTGTTTCAAGCTGCGGGCTGGATCGAACCACGTCCTACAGCCGTCAGCGTCGCGGCTCTGGCCCCAGGCGTCGTCGAAGAACTGCTGGTCGTGGAAGGTCAGCTGGTCACAAAAGGGGAACCAATCGCGCGTTTGATTTCCATCGATGCGGAACTCGCCGTTGAACAGGCCGAAACGACTCTGGCCATTCGCCAGGGAGAACTGCAACGTGCCGAAGCCGAACAAACGGCGGCCCGAATTCGACTAAAGAATCCCGTCCATCTGGAAGCGCAAAAAGCGGATGCTGAAAGTCTGCTTGCCAAAGCGACAACCGAACTCGAAAAACTCCCCTTTCTAATCACGGCCGCAAAAGCCGAGGTTGCGTTCACGCAGCGAAGTCGCGACGGAAAGCAATCGGCCGGTGACGCGGTGGCGGGCGTCATTGTTGACCGCGCAATCAAAGACCACGCGTCGGCAGTTGCCGAACTGGCCGAATTGCAAAAACGAGGGCCGAACCTGGAGCGCGAAGTGAAAGCTCTTCAGGCGAAAGTCGACGCGGTTCGTCAGCAACTCGCATTACTTGTAGAAGAACGCCGTCAGCTGGACGAAGCAACGGCGAAGGTCGCATCTGCGACCGCTCTTCGCGACGAAGCAAAGCTGAACCTGCGCCGAGCTCAACTGAACCTGGATCGAACTGTCGTCCGCGCACCGATGGAGGGGCGAGTTTTGCGGTTGGTTGCGTCACCGGGAACTCGCGTCATGGGCTTGCAACACACTGCCGGGCAAAGTTCCAGTACGGTGGTGCAAATGTACGACCCAGATCGTCTTCAGGTGCGAGCCGATGTTCGGCTTGAGGACGTCCCGATGGTCATTCCGGGCGCTCCGGTTGAAATCCAAACCGCGTCTTCCGGAAACGTAATTCTGGGGCGAGTTCTGCAATCCACCAGCTCGGCCAATATCCAAAAGAACACGTTGGAAGTGAAAGTCGAACTTCTTCAACCGCCGGCAATGATCAGACCGGAAATGCTGGTGACCGCCACTTTTTTAGCTCCGAAGCTGGAGACAACGTCAGAGGAACCGACGGAAACTGAACGCCTGTTTGTCCCCGAACAGTTGGTGCAATCGGTCGACGGCACGTCCGGTGTGTGGGTGGCGGATGCCAACGATCAGGCCGTCTTTCAGACCATCACGACAGGCGGTCAGGCGGCCGAAGGATTGGTGGAAGTCACCAGCGGCCTGAATGCGACGAGCAAACTGATTGTGTCGGGCCGCGATGGCCTGGAATCCGGTGCCCCCGTTGTTGTCAGCGGCGAAGACCAGTCGATCGGCGTCGGCAATTAACGAAAAGGGATGAAATCAAAATCATGGCATTAGTCACTTTAACCAACGTCAGCAAAAGCTTTCGCAAGGGCGATGAAACGATCACTCCGTTGGACGACATCAGTCTGGAAATTGACGAGGGCGAGTTCGTTTCATTGATGGGTCCCAGCGGAACTGGAAAAAGTACGCTGCTGAACCTCGTCAGTGGTATCGACCGTCCGGATTCCGGCACAATCACCGTGGCGGGTACCGAGGTGACTCGGCTGTCGCGCAGCAAACTCGCGGATTGGCGAGCGGCAAACCTTGGCTACATCTTTCAAACTCACAATTTAATCCCGGTACTGACAGCGTACGAAAACGTCGAGCTTCCAACTCTGCTGCTGCCGTTATCGCGAACAGAACGCCGACAGCGAGTAGAACTGGCTCTCGACGCGGTTGGGCTTAGTGATCGAGCAGACCACTATCCTCGCCAGTTGTCCGGCGGTCAGGAACAGCGAGTCGGAATCGCGCGTTCCATCGTTGTTCATCCGAAAGTCGTCGTGGCCGACGAACCGACAGGAAGCCTGGACACCGAAACCAGTGATCAGATTCAGGTGCTACTGCGTCGCCTGAATCAGGAATTGAACATCACGCTGTTGATGGTCACCCACGACAGCGACGTAGCGGCGATTGCATCACGCCAGTTGGTGCTGGACCGAGGAAAGTTTGTGGAGGGTTGAAGGTGAAAGGTTTTGGGTTGAGCGTTTAGGTGCTCGCTTCATCATGGAGATGCAAGTGATGTTTGGTCTTCAGAAGTTAGATGTGTGGGTGAAGGCCGTTGAGTTCGGTGACGAAACGTACCGAGTGACAAAGCTGTTTCCTGCCGATGAACGGTTTGGATTGACGAATCAGCTACGCCGGGCGGCCGTCTCCATCTCCTCCAACATTGCCGAAGGCAGTGGCCGACAATCCAACGCAGATTTTGCCCGTTTCCTTCGAATTTCCTACGGCTCACTAATGGAATGTGTATCACAACTACATGTTGCCAGCCGCCAGTCGTGCATTGACGAAGAGGATTTCAATGCGTTGACCCAGCGGGCCGACCAGATCGCAAGAATGCTTAGCGGACTCAGCAGCAGCCTGAACAAAAAACAATAGACCCTTCAACACTCAACACTCAACACTCAACACTGAACACTGAACACTCAACACTGAACACTCAACACTGAACACTCATCCCATGCTCGCCTACATCCTGAAAACTATTACGCGCCACCGTACTCGCACGCTGCTAACCGTGACCGGAGCGGCCGTGGCTATGTTTGTGTTCTGCTTTGTGGGTTCGGTTCAGGAAGGTCTGCACCGACTGACCACGGGAGCCGATGCCGATCGCAGCCTGATCGTCTTCCAGGAAAACCGCTTCTGCCCCACCAGTAGTCGGCTGCCGGAAGACTACTCGCAAAAGATCCGGGAAATTAGCGGCGTAAAAGACGTGATGCCAATTCAGGTCTGGACAAACAATTGTCGCGCGAGTTTGGATATTGTTGTCTTTAACGGAGCCAACCCGGCCCAGCTTCAGAAGACTCGTCCGATCCAACTGACTGATGGTTCATGGACTGCATTCAGTTCGCGACGCGACGCGGCCATCGTCGGCCGCAATGTCGCTCAACGGCGCAACCTGAAAGTAGGCGACCAGTTTTCCATCGGTGACATTTCTGTTCATGTGTCGGGAGTATTTTCGTCCGCGGTACCTTCCGAAGAAAATCTGATTTACACAAGCCTTGAGTTCCTGCAGTACACGCGTGGCCTGGATGCCGCCGGATTGGTCACTCAACATGAAGTGTTGCTGACCGCTGATGCCGCGCCTGATGTTGTCGCGTCGGAAATCGATGAGGCACTGCGATCCGGTCCCGTCACGACAACAACACGCCGCAAAGGCGCGTTCCAGGCCAGCACACTTTCCGACCTTGTCGACCTGATCGGCTTTGCTCACTGGCTTGGCTACGCCTGCGTGGGGCTGGTGTTGTCACTGGTGGCGACGACCACCGTGATGAGCGTTCAGGATCGCCTTAAAGAATACGCCGTGCTGCAGACCATCGGTGTGCGACCGATGCGGACCATGCGACTGGTGCTGGCGGAAAGCACAATCCTGTGTGTTATTGGTGGCCTCGTGGGCACTCTACTGGCAACGGCTGCACTTGCGATCGGTGGTTTTGCCATTGGCGCCGAAGGAGCCACAATCGCCTTTCGTCCCTCGTTAAGCCTGGTGCTGTCCGGCACGGCTGTTTCGCTAATGGTGGGCATCGCGGCCGGAATCGCTCCGGCGATTCAAGCGGCTACTGTGCCAATCGTTGACGCGTTGCAGCAAACGTGACGGATCCAAACACGGTGATGCGCTAATCACAGCGAAGTCTGCCGAGCTATTCCGGATCGTTCTCTTCAATTCCAGACCGAATCTTCTCCATCAGGCGGTTAACTTCTTTGAGCTCCGCTCGGGTTAACCCGCCACTGAGCTGTTCGTGCAACTTCAGCAAAGGCTTGTCGATGCGCTTAAGCAACTTCTTTGCTGTTGGCGTAATTTCTACGTAGACGACTCGCCGGTCTTCTTCACAGCGTCGGCGGCAAACCAGATCCTGCTTTTCCAGCCGGTCGATCAGCCCAGTGATTGCTGGGACAATTTGCACCATTCGCTCGCCAATTTCCAGACAAGGCAATGGACGCCCTTCGCCACGCAGGATACGTAGGACGTTGTACTGCGATGTCGTAAGTCCGTATTCGCGAAAGAATCGGCCGAAGCGGTTGTGCAAGAGATCCGAAGTTCGCAGCACGTTCAGGTTCACTTCCTGCTCGAGCAAGTCGAACGGCTCTCTCTTTTTTAGCTCCCGCTGTAATCTGCTGCCTGTCATCTTGCCTGTTCCTTGATTGGAAGGTACCCTACGTGTAAATAGTTGTCACGTCAATTAAATACGAGCCCTGCCTTGAATCCTTTTTTCTACCATTTCAGCCCGTCAACTGACACCGTTTCTGTGTCCACAGCGGTTCGACCGCTTGTTGCCACGCTTCTGTGTGGCTGCCTAGCCGTAGTGCCGGGCTGCGAAAAAACAGATTCTGCGCCACCACAGATGCCGCCGCCGACCATGACGGTCGCTCAACCGGTACGCAAGCAAATTGTCGAATGGGATGCATACACCGGTCGGTTGGAACCCGTCGACTTTGTGGAAGTGCGAGCTCGCGTGGGCGGCTATTTGCAGTCAATTCACTTCGACGAAGGACAAATCGTAAACAAGGGCGATTTGCTGTTTGTGATTGATGCTCGTCCATTTGTTGCCGAATTAAACAGCGCCGAAGCGGCGCTTAGTCAGTCCAAATCTCAACTGCAGCAGACGAAAGCCAAACTGCTGGAAGCGAAAGCTCAGCAACAACAATCGGCCGCTCAGTTGCAACTGGCGGAAGCTCGAGTCAAGCGGGCTCGCAGCCTGGAAGGGCAAAACGCAATCGCACCTGAAGAACTGGATCAGCGAGAAGCAGAATTCCTGCAGGCTCAGGCTGATGTGGCTGCCAGCAAAGCGGCCGCCAGTTCTGCCGAAGCCGCAATCGCAACCGCGGCGGCCGCCGTCGAATCGGCGGAAGCGGGAGTCGAAGCGGCTCAACTAAACGTCGATTACACCAACATCCACGCACCGATCACCGGGCGCATCAGTCGTGAATACGCGAATCAGGGAAACCTGATCAGCGGCGGCACAGCCCAATCAACACTATTAACAACGATTACATCGGTCGAACCTATCTATTGCACCTTCGACGCCAACGAACAGCAGGTGTTGAAGTATGTACGCCTCGCCAAATCCGGCGCACGTAAAAGTAGTCGAGAAGCCAAGAACCCCGTGTTCCTGGGTCTGGTTGACGAAACAGGGTTCCCTCACCAGGGCCACATGGACTTCGTCGACAACCGGCTTGATGCAAACACCGCCAGCATGCGAGCTCGTTGCATTTTTCCGAATGAAGACCAACTGTTGCTGGCTGGCATGTTTGCTCGGATTCGCATTCCCGGCAGCGCTGGCTACGAAGCCGTGCTGATTCCGGATTCCGCAATCGGCACCGATCAATCGTCGCAATTTGTTTACATCGTGGTGGACGGGAAAATCGAACGGCGAGCCATCACACCGGGCCCGATTGTGGATGGCTTGCGAGTGATCCGGAAAGGCCTGACCGGCGATGAGTCACTGGTGATTGAAGGCTTGCTGCAGGCTCGACCTGAAATGGAAGTGAAGACTAAAGACGGCACGATTGAAGTCGTTGAAGATGGTCTTCCCGACGACTACCAGCCCTTGCCACCGGACGAGTGGATCGAAAAGAGTGACGATGTTCAGCAGGAAAGTGAAAAGGACGACAAGTAACCCCGAAACGCATCCTGACTCAGTCTCCCACCTTTCTAACTCGTAGCTCACTTCCATCATGAAGTTCCCTCACTTCTTTATCGAACGTCCCATCTTTGCCACAGTGCTTTCGTTTCTGATCGTACTGGTCGGCGGGATCACGTATTTCTCGTTGCCTGTTTCGCAGTACCCGAACGTTGCGCCACCCACAATTCTGGTGCGTGCGAGTTATCCGGGAGCAACCCCGCAGGTGATCGCGGACACCGTTGCCACGCCGATTGAGCAGGAAATGAACGGCGTGGACGACATGCTGTACATGGAATCGTCGTCCAGTGCCGACGGAACCATGCAGCTGACCGTCACCTTCAAACTGGGCACCGACCTCGACGACGCTCAGGTTCTGGTACAGAACCGAGTGGCCGTCGCCGAATCGCGTTTGCCTGAACAGGTACGGCAGATTGGCGTGACCACGACCAAGCAAATTCCCGACATGCTGATGGTCGTGCATTTGAATTCGCCGGATGAAAGCCGCGACGAATTGTACATCAGTAACTTCGCGTACCTGCGAATTCGCGACGCGTTGATGCGGCTGGACGGTGTCGGCGACATTCGTATCGCTGGCGGTAACGAATACGCGATGCGAGTCTGGCTGGACATCGAAAAGATGACGCACGTGGACCTCACGGCGGGCGACGTCGTCCAGGCAATTCGTCAGCAGAACGTGCAGGTCGCAGCGGGTGTCATCGGACAGCCCCCAACAGACAAGACGGGCGCGTTTCAACTAAACGTCACAACTCAGGGACGCTTGCGCGAAACAGATGAATTCGGCGACATCATTGTCAAACGCGGCGAAGACGGTCGCGTGACGCGGCTGGCCGACGTGGCTCGACTGGAACTTGGTGCTCAGGACTATTCGCGATTGAGCTACCTTGATGGCAACCCGGCGATTGCTGTGTTGGTCTATCAACGGCCGGGCACAAACGCCGTCGACACAGCGGCCGAAGTCCAGCAGACGATGGCTGAGATGAGGAAAGACTTTCCGGAAGGCGTCGACTACGAAGTTGCCTACAACCCGACAAAATTCGTGGAAGATTCAATCGACGAAGTTTTCAACACGCTGTTAATCACGACAGTCTTCGTGGTCCTCACCGTGTTCATGTTTCTGCACAACTGGCGTCCGACCATCATTCCCGTGGTCGCCATTCCGATTTCGCTGATCGGAACTTTTGCCTGTATGCAGGGACTTGGCGTGACATTGAATACGCTGTCATTGTTCGGCCTCGTGCTGGCGATTGGAATCGTGGTGGACGACGCTATTGTCGTTGTGGAAAATGTTGAGAGGCTGATTGCGGAAGGCCTTGCGCCGCGCGAAGCCACGCATAAAGCGATGGACGAAGTGGGGTCTGCGCTGATAGCGACAACGCTGGTGTTGATCGCCGTGTTCGTCCCGACCGTATTCGTCCCCAGCATCAGCGGGAAGTTCTATCAACAGTTCGCGTTGACGATTTCGATCTCAACCGCGATTTCGACATTCGTCTCTTTAACGTTGACGCCGGCGTTGTGTGCGTTGCTGCTGAAGCCACCGCGAGAGGCCCGTCAAACTGAAACCCAATTTTCTCGCTTGCTGTCTGCTCCGGCGAAACTGTTTAATCGTACCTTCGATATTACCAGTTGCATTTACGCCAGCGTCATTTCTCGGCTGGTGCGTTTTTCGGCCATTGCTCTGATTTTGTACGTCGGACTTTTGGTGTGCACGTGGTACAGCTTTGGAATGGTGCCGACCGGCTTCATTCCTCAACAGGACCAGGGCTATCTGATTGTTGCGATTCGCCTGCCCGATGGAGCATCGCTGGCGCGAACCGATGAAGTCACAAAAAAAGTAGCGGCGATCGGCAGCGAAATTGACGGCGTCGCTCATGCCGTCGGAATCGTCGGGCTGTCAGGAGCGACGTTCACGATCAGCCCAAACGCCGCGGTGTCGTTTCTTCCATTAGAAGATGCCAAAGAACGAGCGGCGCGCGGACGCGGCGCGGACGTCATCGCCGCCGACATGCGTCAAGCGGTGGCCGATATTAATGAAGCTCAGGTCTTCATTATTCCGCCGCCACCCGTGCGCGGGATCGGCCGTGGCGGCGGATACAAAATGTATGTCCAGGACCAGGGCGGCGCCGGAACGGCCGTTCTGAACCAAGTAGCAGACAGCATGGTGGCCCAGGCGAATCAACAGCCAGGCCTGCTGCAGGTGTTTTCGAACTTCCGCATGAGCGTGCCGCAGATCTACGCGGACGTGGATCGCACGAAGGCACAGATGCTGGATATTCCGATGAGCAACGTGTTTGAAGCGCTGCAGGTTTATCTGGGTTCGACTTACGTCAACGACTTCAACTTGCTGGGCAGAACGTACCGCGTGACCGCTCAGGCAGAACCCGAATTTCGTGATGAACCGAGTGACATTCTGCGCTTGCGAACTCGCAGCGCACGAGGCGCGAGCGTGCCGTTGGGTGCAGTCGTGGAACTTAAACGCATTGCCGGGCCCGACCGTTTGGTGCGATTCAATCTGTATCCGGCGGCCGACCTGAACGGCAGCACGCAACCCGGTTTCAGCACCGGGCAATCGCTGGAGACGATGGAAAATCTGGCAGCACAAACGCTTCCGCCCGGGTTCGGCTACGCATGGACAGAACTTGCCTATCAGGAAAAGCAGGCTGGCAACACGATCATGTATCTGTTTCCGCTGGCGGTGCTGTTTGTGTTTTTGGCACTGGCCGCTCAATACGAAAGCTGGCTGCTGCCATTGGCCATCATTCTGATTGTGCCGCTGTGCCTGTTGTTCGCGATGGTCGGAATCTGGTTCCGTGGTATGGATAACAACATTCTGACTCAGATTGGATTCATCGTATTAATTGGCCTCGCATGCAAGAACGCCATCCTGATTGTCGAATTCGCCAAGGCGGAAGAAGACAAAGGAAAGGACCGTTTTCAGGCGGCGATTGATGCCTGTCGCATGCGACTGCGGCCCATTTTGATGACAGCCTTCTCATTCATTTTAGGCGTGATTCCGCTGC
This DNA window, taken from Fuerstiella marisgermanici, encodes the following:
- a CDS encoding efflux RND transporter permease subunit, which translates into the protein MKFPHFFIERPIFATVLSFLIVLVGGITYFSLPVSQYPNVAPPTILVRASYPGATPQVIADTVATPIEQEMNGVDDMLYMESSSSADGTMQLTVTFKLGTDLDDAQVLVQNRVAVAESRLPEQVRQIGVTTTKQIPDMLMVVHLNSPDESRDELYISNFAYLRIRDALMRLDGVGDIRIAGGNEYAMRVWLDIEKMTHVDLTAGDVVQAIRQQNVQVAAGVIGQPPTDKTGAFQLNVTTQGRLRETDEFGDIIVKRGEDGRVTRLADVARLELGAQDYSRLSYLDGNPAIAVLVYQRPGTNAVDTAAEVQQTMAEMRKDFPEGVDYEVAYNPTKFVEDSIDEVFNTLLITTVFVVLTVFMFLHNWRPTIIPVVAIPISLIGTFACMQGLGVTLNTLSLFGLVLAIGIVVDDAIVVVENVERLIAEGLAPREATHKAMDEVGSALIATTLVLIAVFVPTVFVPSISGKFYQQFALTISISTAISTFVSLTLTPALCALLLKPPREARQTETQFSRLLSAPAKLFNRTFDITSCIYASVISRLVRFSAIALILYVGLLVCTWYSFGMVPTGFIPQQDQGYLIVAIRLPDGASLARTDEVTKKVAAIGSEIDGVAHAVGIVGLSGATFTISPNAAVSFLPLEDAKERAARGRGADVIAADMRQAVADINEAQVFIIPPPPVRGIGRGGGYKMYVQDQGGAGTAVLNQVADSMVAQANQQPGLLQVFSNFRMSVPQIYADVDRTKAQMLDIPMSNVFEALQVYLGSTYVNDFNLLGRTYRVTAQAEPEFRDEPSDILRLRTRSARGASVPLGAVVELKRIAGPDRLVRFNLYPAADLNGSTQPGFSTGQSLETMENLAAQTLPPGFGYAWTELAYQEKQAGNTIMYLFPLAVLFVFLALAAQYESWLLPLAIILIVPLCLLFAMVGIWFRGMDNNILTQIGFIVLIGLACKNAILIVEFAKAEEDKGKDRFQAAIDACRMRLRPILMTAFSFILGVIPLLVATGAGFEMRRVLGTAVFSGMLGVTAFGLFLTPVFYVVLRRFSAR
- a CDS encoding efflux RND transporter periplasmic adaptor subunit, giving the protein MPPPTMTVAQPVRKQIVEWDAYTGRLEPVDFVEVRARVGGYLQSIHFDEGQIVNKGDLLFVIDARPFVAELNSAEAALSQSKSQLQQTKAKLLEAKAQQQQSAAQLQLAEARVKRARSLEGQNAIAPEELDQREAEFLQAQADVAASKAAASSAEAAIATAAAAVESAEAGVEAAQLNVDYTNIHAPITGRISREYANQGNLISGGTAQSTLLTTITSVEPIYCTFDANEQQVLKYVRLAKSGARKSSREAKNPVFLGLVDETGFPHQGHMDFVDNRLDANTASMRARCIFPNEDQLLLAGMFARIRIPGSAGYEAVLIPDSAIGTDQSSQFVYIVVDGKIERRAITPGPIVDGLRVIRKGLTGDESLVIEGLLQARPEMEVKTKDGTIEVVEDGLPDDYQPLPPDEWIEKSDDVQQESEKDDK